TACGCTCGGCCACTGCACCCAAACCGAAGTGTCCTTCCCGCCACGCCCGCCCGTCATCCTTGTTGTAGTCCGGCCGGTACCGGTGGGGTCCTCACCGTTCGGGGGATATCTCAATGCGCCGAGGTCCCCCCATCCACGAGCAGGGTCTGTCCGGTGATGAAGCTCGCCGCGGGCGACGCGAAGAAGACCACCGCGCCCGCGACGTCCTCGGGCGTCCCGAGGCGTCCCAGGGGCGTGCGCGCGACCTCTTCCTCGCGGAAAGCAGGGTTCCGACCCATCCGCTCGCGCGTCAGGTCGGTCTCCACCAGGCTTGGGCCGACGGCGTTCACGGTGATGCCGTGTGGCGCGAGCTCGAGCGCGAGCGAGCGCGTCACATTGACCACGGCGCCCTTCGCCGCGCTGTAGGCGACCCGCTCGCGCCTGCCGACGACACCGTAGATCGACGCGATGCTCACGATCCGGCCGCCGCGCCGCGCCGCGATCATGCGCGCCGCGGCCGCCTGGGTCACGAAGACGAGGCCTTTCAGATCGATGTCGAGGACCGCGTCCCACGAGTCCGCGTCGAGCGTGACGAGATCCTGCGGGATGTTCGTGCCGGCGTTGTTCACGAGGATGTCAACGCTTCCCCACTCGCGGTCGATGCGCTCGAAGCAGACCCGGATCGACGCTTCGTTCCGGACCTCGAGCAGCAGCGCGAGCGACCGCCGTCCTTTTGCGCGGAGCGCAACGGCGACCGGCTCGGCGTCGTCGCCGTTCCGCGATGTGACAGCGACATCCGCGCCGGCGTCGGCGAGGGCAAGCGCGACCGCCCGACCGATCCCGCGGGACCCTCCGGTGACGAGCGCGCGCTTTCCTGCAAGTCCAAGCGGTGCGGACATCTGTGCGTGTGCGAGCATACGGGCGATGGCGACCGCGTCCGTCGAAGTTCGCATCCCGGACGACGCACGCGACACCGCTGGACTCGCCTCGGAGCTGCTCACCAAAGAGGCACAGGATTTCCTGATCCGCCTGCATCGCGAGGTCGAGCCCACGCGTATCGGTCTCCTCGAGACGCGGCAGGAACGATGGCGCGAGCTGCGCGAAGGCGGAACGCTCGACTTCCTTCCTGACTCCCGACCCCTACGCGAATCGGAGTGGACGGTCTCGCGCGTTCCGGCCGACTTGCGCACGCGGAAGGTCGAGATCACCGGCCCGACCGATCGCAAGATGGTGATCAACGCGCTGAACTCCGGCGCTTCGGTGTACATGGCTGACTTCGAGGACGCGAACACACCCACGTGGCGCAATCTCATCGAGGGCCAGCGCAATCTGACGGACGCGATCGACCGCACGATCGAGTTCCGCAACCCCGACGGCCGCGTGTACAGGCTCAACGAGAAGACCGCGACGCTCGTCGTCAGACCGCGCGGGTGGCATCTCGACGAGAAGCACTTCCTCGTTGAGGGGCGGCCGATCGCCGGCGCGCTCTTCGACTTCGGCTTGTACTTCTTCCACAACGCGAAGCGGCTCCGCGCGAAGGGGACGGGCCCGTACTTCTACCTCCCGAAGCTCGAGAGCCACCGCGAGGCGCGACTATGGAACGAGATCTTCAAGTGGTCGCAGGACGAGCTGCACATCCCGCGCGGCTCGATCAAGGCGACCGTCCTCGTCGAGGTACTCACGCTCGCGTTCGAGATGGACGAGGTCCTGTACGAGCTACGCGAGCATTCGGGCGGACTGAACGCCGGACGCTGGGACTACATGTTCAGCATCATCAAGAAGTTCGCGGGACGGCCGGAGTTCATCCTGCCGGACCGCGCGCAGGTCTCGATGACCGTCCCCTTCATGCGCGCGTACACCGAGCTGCTCGTGAAGACCTGCCATCGCCGCGGCGCGTTCGCTCTCGGCGGCATGGCCGCGTTCATCCCGAACCGGCGCGACCCCGCGGTGACCGAGGCGGCGCTCGCGAAGGTGCGCGACGACAAGGTGCGCGAGGCGAACGACGGCTTCGACGGGACGTGGGTCGCGCATCCGGATCTCGTCGAGACCGCCATGACCGAGTTCGACCGCGTCCTCGGCGACAAGCCGAACCAGCTCGACCGCCGCCGACCTGAGGTCGTCGGCCAGGCGAGGCAGCTGCTCGACATGAAGATCCCGGGCGCGACGATCACCGAGGCCGGACTGCGCACGAACGTGAGCGTCGGCATCCAGTACATCGCGTCATGGCTGCGCGGGACCGGGGCCGCGGCGATCAACAACCTCATGGAAGACGCGGCGACCGCGGAGATCTCGCGCTCGCAGGTGTGGCAGTGGGTGCACCACGGCGTGCCGCTCGCGGAGGGCGCGACGGTCACGCGCGAGCTCGTCAAGAAGATCGAGCAGGAAGAGGTCGCGAAGATCCGCAGCACCGTCGGCAACGAGGCGTTCGGCAACGGACGCTACGGCGAAGCGGCCTCGCTCTTCGACGACGTCGCGCTCTCGCCGGACTTTGCGGAGTTCCTCACCCTCCCTGGATACGAGCGCGTCGACTAGCGATCGGCACCACACGAGACGCCGATCTCCGATGATCCCGATTTGCTCGCGATTCCAGCGACGCGCTCACCCAACACCTCCCCCGAACGGGGTATGGAGCGAGCCGCCACCGTGTAACCACACTATCCTCGATGGCCGTGACTCAACGCGTCCTTATCGTGGCACTCGCGCTCGTCCTCGCCGCATGCGGCGGGACGGCGAAGCCGCCGACGCCGACCGCGGACCCGCTTGCCGGTCGTTACACCGCGAGCGGCGGCGGTGGCGCGCTCGCGGCCGTCACCGCCCTTACCGCTAGATTCTCTGAGCTACACCCCGGGGTGAAGTGGCAGGTCGAAGAGGTCGGCTCGGACGCGGGCGTGAACCTCGCGACGACCGGCGCCGTCGACCTGGGATTCACGAGCCGAGCCCTGACCGCCGATGAGGCCACGAAGCTGAAGTCGGTCGGCATCGGCCTCGCCGGCACATCGGTGATCGTGAACGCCGCGAATCCCGTGAAGGATCTGACTCGCGATCAGGTGAAACGGCTCTTCGCCGGAGAGATCACCAACTGGAAGCAGGTCGGTGGTGAGGACCTTGACGTCAAGGTCTTCGTCCGCGAAGCGAACGCGGCGACGCGCAGCTCGTTCGAGCAGTACTTCTTCGGCGGCAAGGCGACGTACGCAAAGGACGCGACCGAGGTGTACGAGCTCGAACAGACGCTGAAGTCCGTTGGGTCGTTCCGTGCGTCGATCGGCATGGCCACCGCCAACCAACGGACAGCGACCGAGCCGACCGTCAAGCTGCTCTCCATCGATGGCGTCGCTCCGACGCCCGAGAACCTCGTGAACGGTTCATACAAGATCGGCCGTCCGCTCCTGCTCGTGTTCCCCACAGACCAATCGAAGCTGCGCGCGGGGATCAAGGCCTTCCTCGACTTCGTGCGCAGCCCCGAAGGACAGCAGATCGCCGCAAGCGCGAACTGATATGGACCGCTTCGTCAGCAACGTGACCTCGTTGCTGCGGCCGAGCCTCCGGCGCACGCTGCTCGCACGCAGCTTCGTCATCGGGATCCTCCCGATCGTCATCATCGGCGGCCTCGCGATCGGGGTGTCGCAGCGGCTTCTGCTCGACCGCTTCAACGACGAAGCCCAGGTCGTCGCAAGTGCGACCTCCAACGGCATCGCGGAGCGCATCACGCTCGCCTCGCGTGGGAGCGCCGTCCTTTCCGCGGTTCCAGGCATCCGCGAGCTCACCGCCGCCATGGACGCGGACGGACTGCGGGAGCTCCTCATCCCACTCAAATCGCGTCTCGGTCTTGACCTGGCGTTCGTCTCTGATACGGACGGCGTCATCATCGCCGGCGCGCAGGACTTCGCGCCGGGTGACAAGCTCCCGGCGGAGCTGATCGTGCGCGCGCAGGCGCGCGCGGAGCAGTCGTATGTGATCTACACCGAGGCGCGCGGGCTCATGATCAGGGCGATCACGCCGGTCTCGTCGGGAACCCCGGCGAGCGCTCCGGGTTTCGTGGAGACAGGCTCCTTGCTGGACAACAGCTTCCTCAAGACGCTGCGGGCATCATCGGACTCGGAGACTGCCATCCTCGTCGACGGTCAGGTCGTCGTGTCCTCGATGTCCGGCCTCGACGCCGCGGCACTGCCCAAACCAACAGAGACCGATCTGCTCGTGGGACCGTACCGCTCCGAGGTCGTTCTTGATGGTCGTCGCTACGCCGCGATCTTCACACTGGTCCAGTCTCACTCGAGCCATCCCCAGCAGCTCGCGGTCTTCCTCCCGCTGGCTCCGCTTGAGGAGGCGCAGCGTCAGATCGCGGCCGCGGTCGTCCTCGGCGGCATCATCCTGGGCGCTCTTTCGCTCCTGTTCTCATACCGCACCGCACGTGCGATGACGATGCCGCTCGCGCGACTCGCGGCCGCGGCACGACGCATCGAGGAAGGCGACCTCGCGACACCGGTCGCCGGTGGATCGCAGCACGAGATCGGCCAGCTCGAGCACTCGTTCGGATCGATGGCCGGTGCGCTCTGGACGCGCGATAACCGCAACGATGCGCTCGTCGCCGAGCTTCGCGCGGCGAATGTGAAGCTCGAAGAGGCGAACCGCTTGAAGAGCGAGTTCATCGCGAACGTCAGTCACGAGCTCCGCACGCCGATGAACGCCATCATCGGCTACACCGACTTCCTTCTCGAGGGCCTGAACGGGCCGCTCACGGAGTCTCAGTCCGCGGACCTGAGCCGTGTGCGGACGGCCGCGCACAACCTTCTCAGCATCATCAACGGCCTGCTCGACCTCGCGAAGATCGAGGCCGGGCAGATGGAGGTCCAGCCGGAGTACGTCGATATCGCGACGCTCGTGGCAAGTGTGATCGATCTATTGGAGGAATCGGCGCGAGCGAAGCAGCTCACACTGCGCTCTGACGTGGACTCCTCGCTCCCGCAGGCGTGGGCGGATCCGCAGCAGATCCGGCAGGTCCTGGTGAACCTTGCGGGCAACGCGATCAAGTTCACCGCGAAAGGCGAGATCGTCATCAGCGCCGCCGTCGTGAGCGGTGCGCTCGAGGTGGTCGTTGCCGACACCGGCGAAGGCATCCCGACCGAAGCGCAGGCGTTCATCTTCGACGAGTTCCGGCAAGCCGATGGTTCCTCTCGCCGGCGTCATGGCGGCACGGGTCTCGGCCTCGCCATCGCACGCCGGTTCGTGTGGATGAACGGCGGAAAGATCTGGGTCGAGAGCATCACCGGCCGCGGCTCCCAGTTCCACTTCACCGTGCCGATACAGGCCCGCGGTCATAGAGCTCCGGAGGCCGCGCTCAGCCTGGAGAGGTGATCCGCTCTCGCAGCAGGCGGTTCACGATGTCGGGATTCGCTTTTCGGCCCATACGCTTCATGACCGGTCCGACGAGCGCGCCAAGCGCGCGGGCGTTCCCGGCCTTGTAGTCGGCGATCGCCTTCGGATTCTCTTCGAGCACCGCGTCCACCGCGGCGGCGATCGCGGTCTCGTCAGAGACCTGCGCGAGACCTTTCGACTTCACGATCGCGTCGGGCGCTGCGCCGGTCTGCCACATCTCCGCGAACACGTCCTTCGCGACCGACCCGGAGACCTCGCCCTTCTTCACCAGCGCGACGAGCGCGCCCAGCTGTGCGGGCGTGATCTTCGCTCCGGCGACGGAGCCGCCGTCATTCTTGAGAAAGCGCAGGAACTCTCCGGTGACCCAGTTCGCGACCGTCTTGGGCTCCCCGCCCGCCGCGCGGACCGTCGCCTCGAAGAAGTCCGCAAGCGCGCGGTCGTCGACCAGGATGCGCGCGTCGTAGTCGGACAGGCCGTACTCGCTCGTGAAGCGCGCGCGGCGCGCGGTCGGCAGCTCCGGGATGGCGGCGCGAAGGCTCTCGACATCGGCACGGGTCGGCGCGAAAGCGACGAGGTCGGGCTCCGGAAAGTACCGGTAATCCTGGACGTCCTCCTTCGATCGCTGCAGGAAGGTCTGCTTTCGCTCGGGACTCCAGCCGACCGTGATCTTGCCCTTGCGCGTACGGATCTCGCCGCCCGCCTGCCACTCCTGCCACAGCCGGTCGGCCTCGTAGGGCACGGCCTCCTCGAGGGCGGCGTAGCTGTTCATGTTCTTGATCTCGCTCTGCGGCGGCCAGCGCACCATGCCAGCCGCCTCCGTGAAGCGGATCGAGACGTTCACATCGAACCGACCCGCGCCCTGTTCGAAGCGCACCTCCGACACGCCCGCGAACACGAGCACTTCACGCAGCGCGCGAACGTAGGCGAGCGCCTCCTCGACCGATGTCATGTCGGGCTCGCTCACGATCTCGAGCAGGGGCACGCCCGAGCGGTTGAAGTCGATGAGCGAATAACCATCGCCGTGCTTCGAGTTGGCGGTGTCCTCCTCGAGGTGCGCGCGGGTGATCCCGATGCGCTTCGCGCCCGCTGACGTCGTGATCTCGAGCCACCCTTTGACGTTCAGCGGCAGGTCGTACTGCGAGATCTGGTACCCCTTCGGCAGGTCGGGGTACATGTAGTTCTTGCGGTCGAACTTCGTGTGCCCGGGGACCTCGCAGTTGAGGGCGAGGCCGGCGATCATCGCCAGTTCGATCGCGCGCTTGTTCGGAACGGGCAGCGCGCCCGGCAGGCCGAGGCAGACGGGGCAGACGAGCGAGTTCGGCGGCGCGCCGAACCACTTCGCGGCGCACCCGCAGAACATCTTCGACTCAGTGGCGAGCTCAACGTGCGTCTCGATGCCGATGACGAGCTCGTACGGGCGTTCGCTCACGGCTGTTGTGGCTGCGGGATGCCTGTCGGCACCGGCCCGGTCGTCCGATCGGAAGCGCGGACGAGCCGGCTGAGATTCACGATCAGGCGGTCGTCGCTCATGGAAACAAGATACTGGTCGAGGTCACGCCCGCCACCCTCCACCGTGCGTCCTGCTCCGGTGAACGTCGGTGCGTGACCATCCCGGCAATGCGCGATGAACGTTCGCTGCTCGACAGACGCGAGACCCATCATGTCGATCGTGCACGGAGCACCGTTGTCGACCTGCAGCGACCACGCGCGCCGGAACGCGTAGACCTCACCTTTCGCCGGCTGCACGAGCCAGAACTCGCGGTCGGCACCGAGAAGCGGCGCGGCTACAAGTTTCGGCGGCGCGCCGGCAGCCGGAAGGTCGCCGATCGCGAGCACGAGTCGATCGCCGGGCACCAGCGCCGGCGGCGTCACGATCTGCGGCGCGATCGCGAGCAATGACACCACCAGCACGGCGATGAGCCCGCCGAACAGCAGTCCGGCGATCAGCACGTACTGCTTCCACACCGGCGTGGGGTCGAGCGACTCCGCTCCCGCCCAGTGCTCGGCGGGCTGATCCTCGTGACGCGTGCCCATCCCTAGCTCCGCTGCTTGACGAAGCGCTCGATGCGGTCGCAAGCATCCACGATCTGCTCCATCGACGACGCGTAGCAGGCGCGGATGTGTCCGCGGCCGCGCTCGCCGAACGCGTTGCCGGGCACGACGACGACGCGCTCTTGCTTCAGCAGCTGCTCGCAGAACTCATCGTCGGATAGACCCGTCGAGGTGATGTTCGGGAAGCAGTAGAAGGCGCCGCGCGGCTCGAAGCAGTGCAGGCCCATCGCATTGAAGCGGCGCCACATGTATTGACGGCGCCTGTCGTACTCGCCGACCATGCGTTGGACCTCGGGCTCGCCGGTCTTCAGGGCCTCGAGCGCGGCGTACTGCGCGGCCGTGGGCACGCACATGACCGTGTACTGATGGATCTTCATCATCTGCTCGATGATCTCGGCCGGAGCGCACGCATAGCCGACGCGCCAGCCGGTCATGGCGTACGACTTCGAGAACCCGGCCAGGTAGATCGTGCGCTCCTTCATGTCGGGCTGCGACAGGATCGACTGATGCTCGGTGCCGTACACGAGGCGGTCGTAGATCTCGTCCGCATACACGAGGAGGTCGTGCGCCGCGGCGAGCCGCGCGATGCCCTCGACGTCTTCTTTCTCGAGGACCGCACCCGTCGGGTTGTTGGGGAAACCGAGGAGGATCGCGCGCGTGCGAGGCGTGATCGCCGCCTCGACGTCGGCTGGCGTGAGACGGAAATCGTCCTCCTGCCGCGTTGGCACCGCGACGGGCACGCCGCCCGCGAGGACGATGCCCGGGACGTACGCGACGTATGAGGGGTCGGCGAGGATGACCTCGTCGCCCTCGTTCAACGTGGCGCGCATCGCGAGGTCGACAGCCTCCGACACTCCCACGGTCACGATGATCTCGCGCGCCGCGTCGTAGCGAACGCCGCGCAGGCTCTCGGTGTGCTCGGCGATCGCCTCGCGGAGCGGACGGATGCCGTAGTTCGACGTGTACTTGGTCTTGCCCTCTTTGATGGAGCGGATCGCCGCCTCGCGGAACCGCTCTGGTGTGACGAAGTCCGGCTCGCCCACACCGAGCGAGATCGCGCCTTCGACGCCGGCGATCAGATCGAAGAAGCGCCGGATGCCGCTCGCGGGGATGCGCGCGACCTTCGCGTTCGTGAGCGGACGGCGTGCGACCTTCATGCAGCCACCTCCGGACGCATCTCGTGATGCTTGGTCGCCCTCTCGTAGGCGGCAGCCACGCGGAACATCGTGGCTTCCTGGTACGAGTTCGCGATGACCTGCAGCCCGATCGGCAGACCCTCGGAGAGGCCGCACGGCAGCGAGACGCCGGGCAGGCCGCTGATGTTCACCGGCAGGGTGAAGATGTCGTTGAGGTACATCGATAGCGGATCGTTCACTTTCTGGCCGATCTTGAACGCGACGGTCGGCGAAGTCGGCGTGACGATCGCGTCGACCTTCTCGAAGACGCGATCGAACTCCTGCTTGATGAGCGTGCGCACCTTTTGCGCCTTCACGTAGTACGCATCGTAGTAACCCGCCGACAATGCATACGTGCCGAGGATCATGCGGCGCTTGACCTCGGGGCCGAAGCCCTTTCCGCGCGTGCGGCGGTACGTCTCGAGGAGATCGGGTCCGTCGACGCGGAGCCCGTAGCGCACGCCGTCGTAACGCGCCAGGTTCGCCGACGCTTCCGCCGGCTGGATGAGGTAGTAGACCGCGAGGCCGTGATCGGTCAGCGAGAGCGACACGTCGACGAGCTCTGCGCCCTGGCGCTCGAGCTCCCGCAGCGCGTCGC
This sequence is a window from Candidatus Limnocylindria bacterium. Protein-coding genes within it:
- a CDS encoding SDR family NAD(P)-dependent oxidoreductase; its protein translation is MSAPLGLAGKRALVTGGSRGIGRAVALALADAGADVAVTSRNGDDAEPVAVALRAKGRRSLALLLEVRNEASIRVCFERIDREWGSVDILVNNAGTNIPQDLVTLDADSWDAVLDIDLKGLVFVTQAAAARMIAARRGGRIVSIASIYGVVGRRERVAYSAAKGAVVNVTRSLALELAPHGITVNAVGPSLVETDLTRERMGRNPAFREEEVARTPLGRLGTPEDVAGAVVFFASPAASFITGQTLLVDGGTSAH
- the aceB gene encoding malate synthase A — encoded protein: MATASVEVRIPDDARDTAGLASELLTKEAQDFLIRLHREVEPTRIGLLETRQERWRELREGGTLDFLPDSRPLRESEWTVSRVPADLRTRKVEITGPTDRKMVINALNSGASVYMADFEDANTPTWRNLIEGQRNLTDAIDRTIEFRNPDGRVYRLNEKTATLVVRPRGWHLDEKHFLVEGRPIAGALFDFGLYFFHNAKRLRAKGTGPYFYLPKLESHREARLWNEIFKWSQDELHIPRGSIKATVLVEVLTLAFEMDEVLYELREHSGGLNAGRWDYMFSIIKKFAGRPEFILPDRAQVSMTVPFMRAYTELLVKTCHRRGAFALGGMAAFIPNRRDPAVTEAALAKVRDDKVREANDGFDGTWVAHPDLVETAMTEFDRVLGDKPNQLDRRRPEVVGQARQLLDMKIPGATITEAGLRTNVSVGIQYIASWLRGTGAAAINNLMEDAATAEISRSQVWQWVHHGVPLAEGATVTRELVKKIEQEEVAKIRSTVGNEAFGNGRYGEAASLFDDVALSPDFAEFLTLPGYERVD
- a CDS encoding phosphate ABC transporter substrate-binding protein; this translates as MTQRVLIVALALVLAACGGTAKPPTPTADPLAGRYTASGGGGALAAVTALTARFSELHPGVKWQVEEVGSDAGVNLATTGAVDLGFTSRALTADEATKLKSVGIGLAGTSVIVNAANPVKDLTRDQVKRLFAGEITNWKQVGGEDLDVKVFVREANAATRSSFEQYFFGGKATYAKDATEVYELEQTLKSVGSFRASIGMATANQRTATEPTVKLLSIDGVAPTPENLVNGSYKIGRPLLLVFPTDQSKLRAGIKAFLDFVRSPEGQQIAASAN
- a CDS encoding ATP-binding protein, translated to MDRFVSNVTSLLRPSLRRTLLARSFVIGILPIVIIGGLAIGVSQRLLLDRFNDEAQVVASATSNGIAERITLASRGSAVLSAVPGIRELTAAMDADGLRELLIPLKSRLGLDLAFVSDTDGVIIAGAQDFAPGDKLPAELIVRAQARAEQSYVIYTEARGLMIRAITPVSSGTPASAPGFVETGSLLDNSFLKTLRASSDSETAILVDGQVVVSSMSGLDAAALPKPTETDLLVGPYRSEVVLDGRRYAAIFTLVQSHSSHPQQLAVFLPLAPLEEAQRQIAAAVVLGGIILGALSLLFSYRTARAMTMPLARLAAAARRIEEGDLATPVAGGSQHEIGQLEHSFGSMAGALWTRDNRNDALVAELRAANVKLEEANRLKSEFIANVSHELRTPMNAIIGYTDFLLEGLNGPLTESQSADLSRVRTAAHNLLSIINGLLDLAKIEAGQMEVQPEYVDIATLVASVIDLLEESARAKQLTLRSDVDSSLPQAWADPQQIRQVLVNLAGNAIKFTAKGEIVISAAVVSGALEVVVADTGEGIPTEAQAFIFDEFRQADGSSRRRHGGTGLGLAIARRFVWMNGGKIWVESITGRGSQFHFTVPIQARGHRAPEAALSLER
- the gatB gene encoding Asp-tRNA(Asn)/Glu-tRNA(Gln) amidotransferase subunit GatB yields the protein MSERPYELVIGIETHVELATESKMFCGCAAKWFGAPPNSLVCPVCLGLPGALPVPNKRAIELAMIAGLALNCEVPGHTKFDRKNYMYPDLPKGYQISQYDLPLNVKGWLEITTSAGAKRIGITRAHLEEDTANSKHGDGYSLIDFNRSGVPLLEIVSEPDMTSVEEALAYVRALREVLVFAGVSEVRFEQGAGRFDVNVSIRFTEAAGMVRWPPQSEIKNMNSYAALEEAVPYEADRLWQEWQAGGEIRTRKGKITVGWSPERKQTFLQRSKEDVQDYRYFPEPDLVAFAPTRADVESLRAAIPELPTARRARFTSEYGLSDYDARILVDDRALADFFEATVRAAGGEPKTVANWVTGEFLRFLKNDGGSVAGAKITPAQLGALVALVKKGEVSGSVAKDVFAEMWQTGAAPDAIVKSKGLAQVSDETAIAAAVDAVLEENPKAIADYKAGNARALGALVGPVMKRMGRKANPDIVNRLLRERITSPG
- a CDS encoding aminotransferase class I/II-fold pyridoxal phosphate-dependent enzyme encodes the protein MKVARRPLTNAKVARIPASGIRRFFDLIAGVEGAISLGVGEPDFVTPERFREAAIRSIKEGKTKYTSNYGIRPLREAIAEHTESLRGVRYDAAREIIVTVGVSEAVDLAMRATLNEGDEVILADPSYVAYVPGIVLAGGVPVAVPTRQEDDFRLTPADVEAAITPRTRAILLGFPNNPTGAVLEKEDVEGIARLAAAHDLLVYADEIYDRLVYGTEHQSILSQPDMKERTIYLAGFSKSYAMTGWRVGYACAPAEIIEQMMKIHQYTVMCVPTAAQYAALEALKTGEPEVQRMVGEYDRRRQYMWRRFNAMGLHCFEPRGAFYCFPNITSTGLSDDEFCEQLLKQERVVVVPGNAFGERGRGHIRACYASSMEQIVDACDRIERFVKQRS